From the genome of Triticum aestivum cultivar Chinese Spring chromosome 1A, IWGSC CS RefSeq v2.1, whole genome shotgun sequence:
CTTCCTTTGGTGACCATGGCATTCATGAGTGACGGTGGGAAGCACATTGGTGCCGGTCTAGCCACACAACTGCCGAATTGAGCCCCACGTGGAGCACCGCTGCCCGTCGCTGCAACTTCCACCTTCACAAACATCCAAGCAGCCATACGCACCTCGCCGAACGCCGTCCACATCGGCACGAGAATGGAACCCTACCACCGCCCTTAGCCACACGGGTGAGCCCGACGGCGGCAAGGGGAGGCGCACGGGAAACCTCCGGTAAAAAGGGATCCGAGTCGCTGCCCGAGTTGCTCACGCGGACGACGCGGGGGCCATTCATTTCGGAGCTGCCTCTCTTCTTTTGTGAGCTTACTGTTCTCAATCCTTCCAGAATGTTAATATCTCTATGAACGTACAATATATCCCGCAAAAGGAAAACGTACAATATAAATACCAACATTAATAAGCCCTTTATTTACAATGAACGAGTAGACGGTATTTTTCCTTTCAAAAAAGTATCACGCTTGGCCTGCATCGACTCCAGGCCAAGATGTACAAGCACACACATGGCTGATGGCCTACGATCCGATAGTGATCAAGGACCCAAGTGCAGTACCCGGAGAACCACAGAATTCCCGCCAGCCACGGAGAATTTCCAGCTGCCCACCATTTCgcccacgtcatcgatccgcgccTTAGCGCATCCGGCCCGTCCATCCCGAGCAGCATCGAACGGTCGATATCACTTCACCGTATCGATCCGTGGCACCGGCCTCTCCACCAATCAGGGCGCACCTCCTCCCCACCATATAATCTCGCCGCCCCCAGCCTCATTTCACATCTGCAATTCCCCACCTCCGAGCGAAACACCTCTCCCTCACTCTCACCTCCGAGAAGCTCCAGCGGCAGCCATGGCCCCAAAGGCAGACAAGAAGCCGGCGGCCGAGAAcaaggtggagaaggcggcggagAAGACCCCCGCGGGGAAGAAGCCCAAGGCCGAGAAGCGGCTGCCGGCAGGCAAGACGGCGTCcaaggaggccggcggcgaggggaAGACCCGGGGCAGGAAGAAGGGCAGCAAGGCGAAGAAGGGCGTGGAGACGTACAAGATCTACATCTtcaaggtgctgaagcaggtgcacCCCGACATCGGCATCTCCTCCAAGGCCATGTCcatcatgaactccttcatcaacgaCATCTTCGAGAAGCTCGCCGGCGAGTCGGCCAAGCTCGCGAGGTACAACAAGAAGCCCACCATCACCTCTAGGGAGATCCAGACCTCCGTCCGCCTCGTCCTCCCCGGCGAGCTCGCCAAGCACGCCGTCTCCGAGGGCACCAAGGCCGTCACCAAGTTCACATCCTCCTAGACTGACGACGCGCCGCTTGTTGTGACAGATGTAGTTGGCTGCTGTTAGTCGCTGACTCTGCTTATGTATCTGCAAGTAGTGGTAGGAGTGGTCGTATGTGTGCCAACGCTTCGTTGGCTAGTTGGTTGTCAGAACTGAAGTTGCTAATCTATCTGAATGTTACTGTTTCAAGTAGTACTTTTGCTGAATTTCATGGGAAACGCTGAATGCTTGCTGTCGCCTCGTTGGTAGTAAGAACTGAATTCTGTGGTGCAAACCGAGATTCAGAAATAGTGATGCATTTCTTAACCAACCTCTGGCAAGTTTGTGCTTTCATTTCGTAACAATGCAAGTCTGTTTGCAGATTCTTGATCCTCCATTATGTTCTATTTCTGCATTAGGTCCAGAGCCTAGTCTTGTTCATATCTACTCCTTAAGCTTCGATTAAGAAGTCCAAATACAAGCGAGGGATGCAGATGAAGGAACTGGACAGACAGGGTGTAGTAGGGAGAATCATGTAAACCACTGGGTGGCAGACATCACAAGAAGAACTCGTACATATTAATACAATTATCTGATGACAGGCTTTGATAAATCGGCCACAACAATTGGATGGTGTTGCAGAGAGTTTCAGGGGTAGAAGCTACACATGAACTCTTATCAATAAACCCCCCGAATAATATACAGATCATATACAACCTAAGACCAATCAAATAGTTTGTCAGGTTTTGGTAATTGTTGAATCAAGCACCAAACGCCGCTGCACCCATTCGCTCGCACAGCAAGCTTAAAAAAAATatgagaccaacccaagggctaatCCTTGTTGGCTTTTCTTTATAGCAGAGAAAAGCCGTGAGCACCGCGTGTCACCGGGACTCgaactcgggtgggctggcagcaacctcagctgcccagccaacgggtcgacgcccCGTCCTTGCTCGCACAGCAAGCTTACCAACTAGTCATTGTCGCCAAGGACGTTGTGACGCTTCTGATTCTGTTAAACATACTAGAGTTAGCATGAAAGGCAAAGGGGGATAAAGCTGACTGCACTTTTGGTGGATATTTTGTAGATGCCTAGCCATTTGTTGCACTGTAAGAATCACAAATGCAGAGAACTTTGCACCTCAGATCATATCGGGTTTTAATGAAGCTAGCCTAAACCCACTACTGGAAGCAAAGTAAATTTCCTTATGTGCAGTGACTCTACTGGCATTTTGGTTTGTTTGCCTGTGTGGGTGTTGATTTGCTTCAGAAGTGAGATAAGCCTTTCTTCAGACACCTACAGACCAGCAAATGCAATGTTTTTAGAGTATGATAGGATTGAACATTCTGTAGACTTTTCAAATTGTCGCAAAGTAAAAGAACTTCCTCACtagtagccccaagggccggtttaatcatcaTGTTAAGCCGAGACTTTAAATATCAGGATTCAACTTTGCATGTGTAGTCCCTAAGGGCCGATttaaacttgtcaagttaaaacgggACTTACATTATTGATAACTCAACATTTCAATAATCTTGACAAATCGGATCATTTCACCCAAGTCATCAGATAAATTCATATTTCAaaagagcaataggcattagccctcaagtgccaaggataatacttgtattgtgcttgggactttaaaaattTGTCTTAaaaaagcaatatgcattagcccccaagtgccaaggataatacttgtattgtgcttgtgACTTCAACACTAATCATACTCATAATATCTTTCCATGTTTGCTTATATCAGAGGCTGAATTGACTGAGAAGGACTCGCATCTCAATGATCTGAAGGCCAACATTAAAACTC
Proteins encoded in this window:
- the LOC123065802 gene encoding histone H2B.2-like, whose product is MAPKADKKPAAENKVEKAAEKTPAGKKPKAEKRLPAGKTASKEAGGEGKTRGRKKGSKAKKGVETYKIYIFKVLKQVHPDIGISSKAMSIMNSFINDIFEKLAGESAKLARYNKKPTITSREIQTSVRLVLPGELAKHAVSEGTKAVTKKPKAEKRLPAGKTASKEAGGEAKTRGRKKGSKAKKGVETYKIYIFKVLKQVHPDIGISSKAMSIMNSFINDIFEKLAGESAKLARYNKKPTITSREIQTSVRLVLPGELAKHAVSEGTKAVTKFTSS